The Microbacterium foliorum genome has a window encoding:
- the gcvP gene encoding aminomethyl-transferring glycine dehydrogenase, with protein sequence MLDALGVESSLEDWSPVEALMRQAVPSSIFTDASADSVIPRAASETEALAELRALAARNTVNRPMIGLGYYGTITPQVIQRNVLENPSWYTAYTPYQPEISQGRLEALINFQTMVAELTGLTTANASMLDESTAVVEGMLLARRASKKASNVFAVDADAFPQTKALLETRAEAVGIELVSVDFAAGEELPAELFGVFVQYPGASGRVWDPSAVIDAAHVAGGLAVVAADLLALTLIASPGSLGADVAVGTTQRFGVPLGFGGPHAGYMAVRAGLERQLPGRLVGVSVDADGKPAYRLSLQTREQHIRREKATSNICTAQVLLAVMASMYAVYHGPDGLKAIAGEVAAKTVMLRDWLADAGADLVHDAFFDTLRVRVPARAAEIVARAHDSGILLHAVDADTVGLSVDETTTVADLHQVAQVFGGQRERAFGFYGSGSRGALPGDLLRQDEYLTHPVFHAHRSETAMMRYLKGLADRDYALDRGMIPLGSCTMKLNAATEMASITWPEFAGIHPFAPASDVGGYLDMITQLEAWLAEVTGYDAVSLQPNAGSQGELAGLLAIRGYHLANGDTQRTVCLIPSSAHGTNAASAVLAGMKVVVVACDELGNVDLDDLRAKIATNADELSALMITYPSTHGVYEQDVVQITDAVHEAGGQVYVDGANLNALLGYARFGDLGGDVSHLNLHKTFAIPHGGGGPGVGPVAAKAHLAPHLPSHPLAQRAEHAGGFVFEGGAVSAAPYGSAGILPISWSYVRMMGADGLRHATAAAVLSANYIAARLAEHYPVLYAGEGGRVAHECILDLRPLKEATGITVDDVAKRLIDYGFHAPTMSFPVAGTLMVEPTESEDIGEIERFIEAMIMIKAEADAVAAGRWPADDNPLVHAPHTAVSLIAGEWEHAYTREDAAYPVPALVAGKYWPPVRRIDQAYGDRNLVCACPPIEAFA encoded by the coding sequence ATGCTCGACGCGCTGGGTGTCGAGTCCTCCCTCGAGGACTGGAGCCCGGTCGAGGCGCTGATGCGCCAGGCCGTGCCCTCGTCGATCTTCACCGACGCCTCCGCGGACTCGGTCATCCCGCGCGCCGCGAGCGAGACCGAGGCGCTGGCGGAGCTGCGTGCGCTCGCCGCCCGCAACACGGTGAACCGGCCGATGATCGGCCTCGGCTACTACGGCACGATCACCCCGCAGGTCATCCAGCGCAATGTGCTGGAGAACCCGTCCTGGTACACCGCCTACACGCCCTACCAGCCCGAGATCTCGCAGGGCCGCCTCGAGGCCCTCATCAACTTCCAGACCATGGTCGCCGAACTGACCGGTCTGACCACCGCGAACGCCTCGATGCTCGACGAGTCCACCGCGGTCGTGGAGGGGATGCTGCTGGCACGCCGCGCGTCGAAGAAGGCGTCGAACGTGTTCGCCGTCGACGCCGATGCCTTTCCGCAGACGAAGGCGCTGCTCGAGACGAGGGCCGAGGCCGTGGGCATCGAGCTCGTGTCCGTGGACTTCGCCGCGGGCGAGGAGCTCCCCGCCGAGCTGTTCGGCGTGTTCGTGCAGTACCCCGGCGCGTCCGGACGCGTCTGGGACCCGAGTGCCGTGATCGACGCCGCGCACGTGGCGGGCGGACTCGCCGTGGTCGCGGCCGACCTGCTCGCGCTCACGCTGATCGCGTCGCCGGGCTCGCTCGGCGCAGATGTCGCGGTGGGCACGACGCAGCGCTTCGGCGTCCCCCTCGGTTTCGGCGGCCCGCACGCGGGTTACATGGCGGTGCGAGCGGGTCTGGAGCGCCAGCTGCCCGGGCGCCTCGTCGGTGTGTCGGTCGATGCCGACGGCAAGCCCGCCTACCGTCTGTCGCTGCAGACGCGCGAGCAGCACATCCGTCGGGAGAAGGCCACGAGCAACATCTGCACCGCTCAGGTGCTGCTCGCGGTGATGGCGTCGATGTACGCGGTCTATCACGGTCCCGACGGACTGAAGGCGATCGCCGGCGAGGTCGCGGCCAAGACCGTCATGCTGCGGGACTGGCTCGCCGACGCGGGGGCCGACCTCGTGCACGACGCGTTCTTCGACACCCTGCGGGTGCGTGTCCCGGCTCGGGCGGCCGAGATCGTCGCGCGGGCTCACGACTCCGGCATCCTGTTGCACGCGGTCGATGCCGACACCGTCGGACTCTCGGTCGACGAGACGACGACGGTCGCTGATCTCCATCAGGTCGCTCAGGTCTTCGGCGGCCAGCGGGAGCGGGCCTTCGGGTTCTACGGCTCGGGATCGCGCGGTGCTCTTCCCGGCGACCTGCTCCGACAGGACGAGTACCTCACCCACCCGGTCTTCCACGCCCACCGCAGCGAGACCGCGATGATGCGCTACCTGAAGGGCCTCGCGGATCGCGACTACGCGCTCGACCGCGGCATGATCCCGCTCGGCTCGTGCACCATGAAGCTCAACGCGGCCACCGAGATGGCGTCGATCACGTGGCCCGAGTTCGCGGGCATCCACCCGTTCGCTCCGGCATCCGACGTCGGGGGCTACCTCGACATGATCACCCAGCTCGAGGCGTGGCTCGCCGAGGTGACGGGTTACGACGCGGTCTCGCTGCAGCCGAACGCCGGCTCGCAGGGCGAGCTCGCCGGTCTGCTCGCGATCCGCGGCTACCACCTCGCGAACGGCGACACGCAGCGCACGGTGTGCCTGATCCCGTCGTCCGCCCACGGCACCAACGCGGCCTCCGCCGTGCTCGCGGGGATGAAGGTCGTCGTGGTCGCCTGCGACGAGCTCGGCAACGTCGATCTCGACGACCTGCGGGCGAAGATCGCGACGAACGCCGATGAACTGTCGGCGCTGATGATCACCTACCCGTCGACGCACGGCGTCTACGAGCAGGATGTGGTGCAGATCACGGATGCCGTCCATGAGGCCGGCGGACAGGTCTACGTCGACGGCGCGAACCTGAACGCGCTGCTCGGCTACGCCCGATTCGGCGACCTCGGCGGAGACGTCTCGCACCTCAACCTGCACAAGACGTTCGCGATCCCGCACGGCGGCGGCGGTCCCGGTGTGGGCCCCGTGGCGGCCAAGGCGCACCTCGCCCCGCACCTGCCGTCGCATCCGCTCGCCCAGCGTGCGGAGCACGCCGGGGGCTTCGTGTTCGAGGGCGGCGCGGTCTCGGCCGCCCCGTACGGCTCGGCGGGGATCCTCCCGATCTCGTGGTCGTACGTGCGCATGATGGGGGCCGACGGCCTCCGTCACGCCACGGCCGCCGCCGTCCTCTCGGCGAACTACATCGCCGCCCGCCTCGCCGAGCACTACCCCGTGCTCTACGCCGGCGAGGGCGGACGGGTCGCGCACGAGTGCATCCTCGATCTCCGTCCGCTCAAGGAGGCGACCGGGATCACCGTCGACGATGTGGCCAAGCGTCTCATCGACTACGGCTTCCACGCTCCGACGATGTCGTTCCCCGTGGCGGGCACGCTCATGGTCGAGCCGACCGAATCCGAGGACATCGGCGAGATCGAGCGGTTCATCGAGGCGATGATCATGATCAAGGCCGAGGCGGATGCCGTGGCCGCAGGACGCTGGCCCGCCGACGACAACCCTCTCGTGCACGCGCCGCACACCGCGGTCTCGCTGATCGCGGGGGAGTGGGAGCACGCCTACACCCGCGAGGACGCCGCCTACCCGGTGCCTGCCCTGGTGGCGGGCAAATACTGGCCGCCGGTGCGCCGAATCGATCAGGCGTACGGCGACCGCAACCTCGTCTGCGCGTGTCCTCCGATCGAGGCCTTCGCCTGA
- a CDS encoding peptide ABC transporter substrate-binding protein → MKRNKIALAGVALFAIGAMALAGCAGSSGDTDSGKPNAGDATAVVTANGSEPENPLIPTNTNEVGGGKILDSIFAGLAFYDGDGALVNDMAEEITVDSPTSLTVKLKKDQKFTDGTDVLADNFIKAWNYGALLSNKQLNQSWFSDIVGYSDSADAELTGLKKVDDLSFTIELSTPVAADFATRLGYSAYYPLPDVAFDDMAAFGENPIGNGPYKLDGDGAWQHDVSIALVKNDDYQGDRKVVNGGLTITFYTSLDAAYADLLSGELDVIDAIPDTSIATFEGELGDRAVNQPAAIFQSFTIGEQVAHFAGEEGQLRRAAISMAINRDEITDKIFNGTRTPASDFTSPVLDGWSDSLEGADVLTYNPDEAKKLWAEADAISPWSGTFQIAYNSDSAHQAWVDAVSNSIKNTLGIEASGAPFVDFATLRATVNERGADGKRTIQTANRSGWQADYPGLYNFLFPLYSTGASSNDGDYSNADFDALLEQGASASDPAKAIEDYQKAQEILLKDLPAVPLWYQNVSGGFGGNVDNVVFGWNSVPLYYEITKTN, encoded by the coding sequence GTGAAGCGCAACAAGATCGCCCTCGCGGGCGTCGCGCTGTTCGCGATCGGCGCCATGGCGCTCGCGGGCTGCGCGGGTAGCTCGGGGGACACCGACTCCGGCAAGCCGAACGCCGGCGATGCAACCGCAGTCGTCACCGCGAACGGATCCGAGCCGGAGAACCCGCTCATCCCGACCAACACCAACGAGGTCGGCGGTGGAAAGATCCTCGACTCGATCTTCGCGGGACTCGCGTTCTATGACGGAGACGGCGCACTCGTCAACGACATGGCCGAGGAGATCACGGTCGACAGCCCGACCTCGCTCACGGTCAAGCTCAAGAAGGACCAGAAGTTCACCGACGGCACCGATGTGCTGGCGGACAACTTCATCAAGGCGTGGAACTACGGTGCGCTGCTCTCGAACAAGCAGCTCAACCAGTCCTGGTTCAGCGACATCGTCGGCTACAGCGACTCGGCTGACGCAGAGCTCACCGGTCTGAAGAAGGTCGATGATCTCTCCTTCACGATCGAGCTCAGCACCCCCGTGGCTGCCGACTTCGCCACTCGCCTCGGATACTCCGCCTACTACCCCCTGCCCGACGTCGCCTTCGACGACATGGCTGCCTTCGGTGAGAACCCGATCGGCAACGGACCGTACAAGCTCGATGGCGATGGGGCGTGGCAGCACGACGTCAGCATCGCGCTGGTGAAGAACGATGACTACCAGGGCGACCGCAAGGTCGTCAACGGCGGTCTGACGATCACCTTCTACACGTCGCTCGACGCGGCGTACGCCGACCTCCTCTCCGGAGAGCTCGACGTGATCGACGCGATCCCCGACACTTCGATCGCGACCTTCGAGGGTGAGCTCGGCGACCGCGCGGTCAACCAGCCGGCCGCGATCTTCCAGTCGTTCACGATCGGCGAGCAGGTTGCACACTTCGCAGGCGAAGAGGGCCAGCTCCGTCGTGCCGCCATCTCGATGGCGATCAATCGCGACGAGATCACCGACAAGATCTTCAACGGCACCCGCACGCCGGCAAGTGACTTCACCTCTCCGGTGCTCGACGGCTGGAGCGACTCGCTCGAGGGTGCCGACGTGCTGACGTATAACCCCGACGAGGCGAAGAAGCTGTGGGCTGAGGCCGATGCCATCTCGCCGTGGTCGGGCACCTTCCAGATCGCGTACAACTCTGACAGCGCCCACCAGGCGTGGGTGGACGCAGTGTCGAACTCGATCAAGAACACGCTCGGCATCGAGGCATCCGGAGCACCCTTCGTCGACTTCGCCACCCTGCGTGCGACGGTCAACGAGCGCGGCGCCGATGGAAAGCGCACGATCCAGACCGCCAATCGCTCCGGATGGCAGGCTGACTACCCGGGTCTGTACAACTTCCTGTTCCCGCTGTACTCCACGGGGGCCTCCTCGAACGACGGTGACTACTCCAACGCCGACTTCGACGCATTGCTCGAGCAGGGTGCATCCGCGAGCGACCCCGCGAAGGCGATCGAGGACTACCAGAAGGCTCAGGAGATCCTGCTGAAGGACCTCCCGGCTGTGCCGCTGTGGTACCAGAACGTGTCCGGTGGTTTCGGTGGGAACGTCGACAACGTCGTGTTCGGCTGGAACTCCGTGCCGCTCTACTACGAGATCACCAAGACGAACTAG
- a CDS encoding ABC transporter permease, which translates to MFSYIIRRLLQLIPVFFGSTLLIFALVFLMPGDPIAALFGDKPPAPALLEAIRAQYHLDEPFLVQYYYYILGVFQGDMGTTFSGQSVNEVLARTLPITGRLAIMAIGIEFLLAIVIGTFSALRKGKLFDNGALVVSLVFLSMPIFVVAFLAQYFLAIKLGWFRATVGGQNDWGDLWLPAIVLGLSLFATSMRLMRGSVLDTLNQDWVRTAYSKGLSRGRVIPVHVLRNSLIPVITNSATNFGVLLVGATVTEFIFNIPGVGNTLFHATLKHEGPTIVSFVTVFVIIYVLVNLLVDLLYGLLDPRIRYVS; encoded by the coding sequence ATGTTCTCGTACATCATTCGACGACTGCTTCAGCTGATTCCCGTGTTCTTCGGCTCGACGCTGCTGATCTTCGCACTCGTCTTCCTCATGCCGGGCGACCCCATCGCGGCGCTCTTCGGCGACAAGCCCCCGGCACCGGCGCTCCTCGAAGCGATCCGGGCCCAGTATCACCTCGATGAACCCTTCCTGGTGCAGTACTACTACTACATCCTCGGGGTGTTCCAGGGCGATATGGGCACCACGTTCTCGGGACAGTCCGTGAACGAAGTCCTTGCCCGCACCCTGCCCATCACGGGACGCCTCGCGATCATGGCCATCGGCATCGAGTTCCTGCTCGCGATCGTCATCGGCACGTTCTCGGCGCTGCGCAAGGGGAAGCTGTTCGATAACGGCGCCCTCGTCGTATCGCTGGTCTTCCTCTCGATGCCGATCTTCGTCGTGGCCTTCCTCGCGCAATACTTCCTTGCGATCAAGCTCGGTTGGTTCCGAGCGACCGTCGGTGGGCAGAACGACTGGGGCGACCTCTGGTTGCCGGCTATCGTGCTCGGTCTGAGCCTCTTCGCGACGAGCATGCGGCTCATGCGTGGGTCGGTCCTCGACACGCTCAATCAGGATTGGGTGCGCACGGCATACAGCAAGGGCCTCTCGCGAGGCCGGGTCATCCCGGTGCACGTGCTGCGCAACTCGCTCATCCCCGTGATCACGAACTCGGCGACGAACTTCGGTGTGCTGCTGGTGGGCGCGACCGTGACCGAGTTCATCTTCAACATCCCAGGGGTGGGAAACACCCTGTTCCACGCGACGCTGAAGCATGAGGGGCCGACGATCGTGTCGTTCGTGACGGTCTTCGTGATCATCTACGTTCTCGTCAACCTGCTCGTGGATCTGCTCTACGGACTGCTCGACCCGAGGATTCGCTATGTCAGTTGA
- a CDS encoding ABC transporter permease encodes MSVEPSDHFVAAVTKAPAKTDAVVVSGKPASLWRDGWHDLRRRPMFWISLVIIGVVLLMAVWPTLFTQTPPNNQCELSNSNGGPAAGHPLGFTFQGCDIYARIVWGSRTSLSVGLISTIIGSGIGLVMGALAGYYGGWVDAVLSRIGDIFFSIPYVLAAVVVMTVYSDFRNVLTLSIAIGGFAWASTARVVRAEILRVRQAEFVTASRALGLSRFRTLLSHVLPNAIAPLLVLATLALAGAIVAEATLTFLGVGLGGGAGGDVMSWGKDISDAQTSLRIAPMSLIYPSLALTITVLAFIMLGELIRDALDPKARAQR; translated from the coding sequence ATGTCAGTTGAACCATCCGATCACTTCGTCGCCGCTGTGACGAAGGCCCCCGCCAAGACCGATGCCGTCGTCGTTTCGGGAAAACCCGCGAGCCTCTGGCGCGATGGCTGGCACGATCTGCGTCGTCGTCCGATGTTCTGGATTTCCCTGGTCATCATCGGGGTCGTCCTGCTCATGGCTGTCTGGCCGACCTTGTTCACTCAGACGCCGCCGAACAATCAGTGCGAGCTCAGCAACTCCAACGGCGGCCCTGCCGCCGGGCATCCGCTCGGCTTCACATTCCAGGGTTGCGACATCTATGCGCGCATCGTGTGGGGCTCCCGCACCTCGCTGAGCGTCGGTCTGATCTCCACGATCATCGGCTCCGGCATCGGACTGGTCATGGGCGCGCTTGCCGGATACTACGGCGGTTGGGTCGACGCAGTGCTGTCCCGCATCGGGGACATCTTCTTCTCGATCCCTTACGTGCTGGCAGCTGTCGTCGTCATGACCGTGTACTCGGACTTCCGCAACGTGCTGACGCTGTCGATCGCGATCGGTGGCTTCGCGTGGGCCTCGACCGCACGTGTCGTCCGTGCCGAGATTCTGCGAGTGCGCCAGGCGGAGTTCGTCACGGCATCGCGCGCGCTGGGATTGTCGCGCTTCCGCACGTTGCTGTCGCACGTGCTGCCGAACGCGATCGCCCCGTTGCTCGTGCTCGCGACGCTCGCGCTCGCAGGCGCGATCGTCGCCGAGGCCACACTGACATTCCTCGGTGTCGGGCTCGGCGGAGGTGCAGGTGGTGACGTGATGTCGTGGGGCAAGGACATCAGTGATGCCCAGACGTCACTGAGAATCGCGCCGATGTCGCTCATCTACCCCTCTCTCGCGCTCACGATCACCGTGCTCGCGTTCATCATGCTGGGCGAACTCATCAGAGACGCTCTCGATCCGAAGGCGAGGGCACAGCGATGA
- a CDS encoding dipeptide ABC transporter ATP-binding protein, with translation MSVHAQQSTEPILSVRDLKVAFRGQAGPREVLHGISFDVHAGETVAIVGESGSGKSTTAAAIINLLPGTGTVTGGSVTLDGRELTTLNRREIEEVRGKDVGFVPQDPMASLNPVWSIGFQVKEAVRANGLAAGRSEVRDRAVEVLQQAGLADAERRLHQYPHQFSGGMRQRALIGIGLAADPKLLIADEPTSALDVTVQRVILDHMASLTRDRGTAVLLITHDLGLAAERAERIIVMNGGDIVEAGPSRAILENPQHPYTKRLVGAAPSIASQRIQAIVEDRGVRTVEDLSDTPPTVRVAGLTKDYRIRQGNFRSEAFRAVDDVTFDIPKGKTLALVGESGSGKSTVAKMLLKLEEPTSGLIEIDGQDVSHLSNAQSFGLRRRMQPVFQDPYGSMDPLRNIGNTIAEPLNIHGVGDQSSRRDRVLELLDQVSLPRELSTRYPNELSGGQRQRVAIARALALKPDIVVLDEAVSALDVLVQDQILKLLAELQSELDLTYLFITHDLAVVRVSSDFVCVMERGKLVEQGTVDEIFANPQQEYTDRLLKAIPGVSMSLGGQA, from the coding sequence ATGAGCGTTCACGCACAGCAGTCCACCGAACCGATTCTGAGCGTGCGCGACCTCAAGGTCGCGTTTCGCGGGCAGGCCGGACCCCGTGAGGTGCTCCACGGGATCTCCTTCGACGTCCACGCCGGCGAGACCGTGGCCATCGTGGGTGAGTCGGGTTCCGGCAAATCCACCACAGCGGCTGCGATCATCAACCTGCTCCCGGGGACGGGAACGGTGACCGGTGGCAGCGTCACGCTGGACGGTCGCGAGCTGACGACGCTCAACCGCCGTGAGATCGAGGAGGTCCGGGGCAAGGACGTCGGTTTCGTGCCGCAGGACCCGATGGCAAGCCTCAACCCCGTCTGGTCGATCGGTTTCCAGGTCAAAGAAGCGGTCCGCGCGAACGGCCTGGCTGCCGGGCGCAGTGAGGTTCGAGATCGTGCTGTCGAGGTGCTGCAGCAGGCCGGGCTCGCGGATGCCGAGCGCCGCCTGCACCAATACCCGCACCAGTTCTCGGGGGGTATGCGCCAGCGAGCACTGATCGGCATCGGTCTGGCAGCTGACCCGAAACTCCTGATCGCCGACGAGCCGACCAGCGCGCTCGACGTCACGGTCCAACGCGTGATCCTCGATCACATGGCATCGTTGACGCGTGATCGAGGCACTGCGGTGCTGCTCATCACGCATGATCTCGGTCTTGCGGCCGAGCGTGCGGAGCGGATCATCGTGATGAACGGCGGTGACATCGTAGAGGCCGGTCCCAGTCGCGCGATTCTCGAGAATCCGCAGCATCCGTACACGAAGCGGCTGGTCGGCGCTGCGCCGAGCATCGCCTCGCAGCGGATCCAGGCGATCGTCGAGGACCGCGGCGTCAGGACGGTCGAAGACCTCTCCGACACTCCTCCGACAGTGCGGGTCGCCGGGTTGACGAAGGACTATCGGATCCGGCAGGGTAACTTCCGCAGTGAGGCGTTCCGTGCCGTCGACGACGTCACGTTCGATATCCCGAAGGGCAAGACGCTCGCGCTGGTCGGAGAATCGGGTTCGGGGAAGTCGACCGTCGCGAAGATGCTGCTGAAGCTCGAGGAACCGACGTCCGGTCTCATCGAGATCGACGGTCAAGACGTGTCGCACCTCTCGAACGCCCAGTCGTTCGGGCTTCGGCGGCGTATGCAGCCGGTATTCCAAGACCCGTACGGATCGATGGATCCGCTGCGCAACATCGGCAATACCATCGCGGAGCCGTTGAACATCCACGGCGTGGGCGACCAGTCGTCCCGACGGGACCGGGTGCTCGAGCTCCTCGACCAGGTGTCGCTGCCTCGGGAGCTGTCGACGAGGTATCCGAACGAGTTGTCGGGCGGTCAGCGTCAGCGAGTCGCGATCGCGCGCGCGCTCGCACTCAAGCCGGACATCGTCGTGCTCGACGAAGCGGTCTCGGCTCTGGACGTGCTCGTTCAGGACCAGATCCTCAAGCTGCTCGCTGAGCTGCAGTCGGAGCTTGATCTGACGTATCTCTTCATCACGCACGACCTCGCGGTCGTGCGTGTCTCCAGCGACTTCGTCTGCGTCATGGAGCGAGGCAAGCTCGTGGAGCAGGGAACCGTGGACGAGATCTTCGCCAATCCGCAGCAGGAGTACACGGACCGCCTGCTCAAGGCGATCCCCGGTGTATCGATGTCGCTGGGAGGCCAGGCATAG
- a CDS encoding PH domain-containing protein: MVLTGLLALFLLGDAVVRGGWGPMLLLAPWVLLGLWVVYQISFVSHVRVTGEGVLVQNLLRRTAFGWSQVRDIDLRWQLVFSLQDGTDLTSFGGPAHARPRRSRMRDEDARTVPTGFRDLADIRDRWQAADVTADQAIRRSWDWKALGALGVILVCAVVSVWLVEAS, encoded by the coding sequence ATGGTCTTGACCGGCCTGCTCGCGCTGTTCCTGCTCGGGGATGCCGTGGTCAGGGGCGGGTGGGGTCCTATGCTGCTGCTCGCGCCATGGGTCCTGCTCGGTCTCTGGGTCGTGTATCAGATCAGCTTCGTGTCACATGTGCGGGTCACCGGCGAAGGCGTTCTCGTGCAGAATCTGCTGCGTCGTACTGCATTCGGGTGGAGTCAGGTGCGCGACATCGATCTGCGCTGGCAGCTCGTGTTCTCGCTGCAGGACGGCACCGACCTCACGAGCTTCGGCGGTCCGGCTCACGCTCGCCCACGCCGGAGCCGTATGCGCGATGAGGATGCGCGGACGGTGCCAACCGGCTTCCGTGATCTCGCGGACATCCGCGACCGCTGGCAGGCAGCTGACGTGACGGCGGACCAGGCGATCCGTCGCTCCTGGGACTGGAAGGCATTGGGGGCACTAGGCGTGATCCTGGTGTGTGCGGTCGTCTCGGTATGGCTTGTCGAGGCCTCCTGA
- a CDS encoding CPBP family intramembrane glutamic endopeptidase, translating into MSLLPTAESSRARIWWEIGIVLALGLGQSAVYAVVQLAYRLTDVTPLADQTATLNPSRSDREIFDLIYQVLSIGFSLVPVLLVCFLLWQSSRPHLGRLGLDGTRVVPDIGRGVLLVAAIGIPGLGLYLVGRASGLFVAVNPAGLDAYWWTVPVLLLAAARAALQEEFVVLGYLFARLRQLGWGPWSIIIATSVLRASYHLYQGPGAFIGNLAMGLLFGWLFQRSGRLMPFLVAHFLIDATVFVGYPWAAATWPELFGLPG; encoded by the coding sequence ATGAGCCTCCTCCCGACTGCCGAGTCCTCGCGAGCCCGCATCTGGTGGGAGATAGGCATCGTGCTGGCTCTCGGCCTCGGCCAGTCGGCCGTCTATGCGGTCGTGCAGCTCGCCTATCGCCTCACCGACGTCACTCCGCTGGCCGATCAGACGGCCACGCTGAACCCGTCGCGCAGCGACCGCGAGATCTTCGACCTGATCTACCAGGTGCTCTCGATCGGGTTCTCCCTCGTCCCGGTTCTGCTGGTCTGCTTCCTGCTCTGGCAGTCCTCGCGGCCGCACCTCGGCCGCCTGGGGCTCGACGGCACCCGGGTCGTCCCCGACATCGGACGGGGCGTGCTGCTCGTCGCAGCCATCGGGATCCCGGGCCTCGGCCTGTACCTGGTCGGTCGCGCATCCGGCCTCTTCGTCGCCGTGAATCCCGCCGGGCTCGACGCGTACTGGTGGACGGTGCCGGTGCTCCTGCTCGCCGCGGCGCGCGCCGCGCTGCAGGAGGAGTTCGTCGTGCTCGGTTACCTGTTCGCGCGTCTGCGGCAACTCGGGTGGGGTCCGTGGAGCATCATCATCGCGACATCGGTGCTGCGCGCGAGCTACCACCTCTACCAGGGACCCGGCGCCTTCATCGGCAACCTCGCCATGGGTCTGCTGTTCGGATGGCTGTTCCAGCGCAGCGGGCGTCTGATGCCGTTCCTCGTCGCGCATTTCCTGATCGACGCCACGGTGTTCGTCGGCTACCCGTGGGCGGCGGCGACGTGGCCGGAGCTCTTCGGCCTGCCCGGCTGA
- a CDS encoding variant leucine-rich repeat-containing protein, with the protein MGDPMYDTDLAAAQNPATPPARLADIAARRGDLHPLILGHPACYPQLREWIFQVNPSARAAMSAAPAMPPAAAPSPRRGRGGLCALLGCGGLALLGVVIVGIVFVGGLLIGPSTQDQSTSDRPTSEGTTARDDSLAAFDAERSRYDELYAQIESNPVAPLVADVVRFQRVETNIADPGLTDASVAQYANEARSIRETLEQRIADAATRRTNVSGSVTEAIVDEAGQGFIDIAWDADTQCATSRRADEGRVTIGCVSDEPLAVHLAPESQLGGDLAMREVVLHELTHLYVRADSDAHGSELGTAALLVEQGHFQGNSESFADCYALTYLDLWTLTFDGREYGYGYICTPEERQLVREWAAEVHAPMPQ; encoded by the coding sequence ATGGGGGACCCGATGTACGACACCGACCTCGCCGCCGCGCAGAACCCGGCGACGCCACCTGCTCGACTCGCAGACATAGCCGCACGCCGGGGAGATCTGCATCCGCTGATCCTGGGTCATCCCGCGTGCTATCCGCAGCTGCGCGAATGGATCTTCCAGGTCAACCCGTCGGCGCGGGCGGCGATGAGCGCTGCTCCTGCGATGCCACCTGCCGCGGCTCCGAGTCCGCGTCGCGGACGCGGCGGCCTGTGCGCGCTCCTCGGATGCGGCGGTCTCGCGCTGCTGGGTGTCGTCATCGTCGGGATCGTGTTCGTCGGAGGGCTGCTCATCGGACCCTCGACGCAGGATCAGTCGACGAGCGATCGTCCGACGAGCGAGGGCACCACGGCTCGCGACGACTCCCTGGCGGCTTTCGATGCGGAGCGGAGCAGGTACGACGAGCTCTACGCCCAGATCGAGAGCAACCCCGTGGCTCCCCTGGTCGCCGACGTCGTGAGGTTCCAGCGTGTGGAGACGAACATCGCCGACCCCGGCCTCACCGACGCCTCGGTCGCGCAGTACGCGAATGAGGCCAGGAGCATCAGGGAGACGCTCGAGCAGAGGATCGCCGACGCCGCAACCCGGCGGACGAACGTCTCGGGCTCGGTCACCGAGGCGATCGTCGACGAGGCGGGCCAGGGATTCATCGACATCGCCTGGGACGCGGACACGCAGTGCGCGACCTCCCGACGGGCGGACGAGGGTCGAGTCACCATCGGATGCGTCTCGGACGAGCCGCTCGCGGTGCACCTCGCTCCGGAGAGCCAGCTCGGCGGCGACCTGGCGATGCGCGAGGTCGTGCTGCATGAGCTGACGCACCTCTACGTGCGCGCCGACAGCGATGCGCACGGCTCCGAGTTGGGAACTGCGGCCCTTCTCGTCGAGCAGGGTCATTTCCAAGGGAACAGCGAGTCGTTCGCCGACTGCTACGCGTTGACCTACCTGGATCTGTGGACTCTGACCTTCGACGGTCGCGAGTACGGCTACGGCTACATCTGCACCCCCGAGGAAAGGCAGCTCGTACGCGAGTGGGCGGCAGAAGTACATGCGCCGATGCCGCAGTGA